A genomic window from Massilia sp. METH4 includes:
- a CDS encoding TetR/AcrR family transcriptional regulator produces the protein MSDTKPRWARRKEARPQELLAAALELFVDRGYAATRLEDVARRAGVSKGTLYLYFDNKEELFKAVVRENIVVVIGRAESDVAAADSTASKDLLLTMLRRWWSDVSSTRASGLAKLMVAEAGNFPEIARFYNEEVIARGTALIASIVQRGVDRGEFVPVDAELMTRVLTAPVTMLMLWAHSFDPCCGPVDAEAFMDAYLGLVERGMARPG, from the coding sequence ATGTCCGACACGAAGCCGCGCTGGGCGCGCCGCAAAGAGGCCCGCCCGCAGGAACTCCTGGCCGCCGCGCTGGAATTGTTCGTGGACCGCGGCTATGCCGCCACTCGCCTGGAAGACGTGGCCCGCCGCGCCGGCGTTTCGAAAGGCACGCTGTACCTGTACTTCGACAACAAGGAAGAGCTGTTCAAGGCCGTCGTGCGCGAAAACATCGTGGTGGTGATCGGCCGGGCCGAGAGCGACGTCGCGGCCGCCGACAGCACCGCCAGCAAGGACCTGCTGCTCACGATGCTGCGCCGCTGGTGGTCCGACGTTTCTTCCACACGCGCCTCCGGCCTCGCCAAGCTGATGGTCGCCGAGGCCGGTAATTTTCCTGAAATCGCCCGTTTCTATAATGAGGAAGTGATCGCGCGCGGCACGGCGCTGATCGCGTCCATCGTGCAGCGCGGCGTGGACCGGGGTGAGTTCGTGCCGGTCGACGCGGAATTGATGACGAGGGTGCTCACCGCCCCCGTCACGATGCTGATGCTGTGGGCGCACAGCTTCGACCCCTGCTGCGGGCCGGTCGACGCGGAAGCGTTCATGGATGCCTACCTGGGCCTCGTCGAACGCGGCATGGCCAGGCCGGGCTGA
- a CDS encoding rhodanese-like domain-containing protein encodes MQQITAPELAAWLADDKRARPFLLDVRENWEFDTCHIAGSTLMPMQTIPARIDDLDEDAEIVCICHHGARSLQVAAFLERHGFQKVTNLTGGVHAWALQVDESMPKY; translated from the coding sequence ATGCAGCAGATTACCGCCCCCGAGCTGGCCGCCTGGCTGGCCGACGACAAGCGCGCGCGCCCGTTCCTGCTGGACGTGCGCGAGAACTGGGAATTCGACACCTGCCATATCGCAGGGTCGACCCTGATGCCGATGCAGACCATCCCGGCCCGCATCGACGACCTGGACGAGGACGCGGAAATCGTCTGCATCTGCCACCACGGCGCGCGCAGCCTGCAGGTTGCCGCGTTCCTGGAACGGCATGGCTTCCAGAAGGTGACCAATCTCACGGGCGGTGTGCACGCCTGGGCGCTACAGGTCGACGAATCGATGCCGAAGTACTGA
- a CDS encoding protein-L-isoaspartate O-methyltransferase, giving the protein MNIEQARFNMIEQQIRPWDVLDTDILDLLMVVKRENFVPEAYKNLAFADISIPLPGGSAMLTPKIEARIAQDAHVKKHENVLLVGAGTGYLAALLAHRGRHVTAVEIDPGLKEQAQKNLAANGVTNVTVELGNGAQGWTNGAPWDVIVFAGALPVLPDTVLQQVKPEGRILAIIGESPVMSAHLITRTGESSYDTKKLFETDVKPLQAAVTPSHFTF; this is encoded by the coding sequence ATGAATATCGAACAAGCCCGCTTCAATATGATCGAACAGCAGATTCGTCCTTGGGACGTGCTGGACACCGATATCCTCGATCTGTTGATGGTCGTCAAACGCGAAAATTTCGTACCGGAAGCCTACAAGAACCTGGCTTTTGCCGACATTTCCATTCCGCTGCCGGGCGGTTCCGCGATGCTCACCCCGAAGATCGAGGCGCGCATCGCGCAGGACGCCCACGTGAAGAAGCATGAGAACGTATTGCTGGTCGGCGCCGGCACCGGTTACCTGGCTGCCCTGCTGGCGCACCGCGGCCGCCACGTGACCGCCGTCGAAATCGATCCGGGCCTGAAGGAACAGGCGCAGAAGAACCTGGCCGCCAATGGCGTGACCAATGTGACGGTAGAACTGGGCAACGGCGCGCAGGGCTGGACCAACGGCGCGCCGTGGGACGTGATCGTGTTCGCCGGCGCGCTGCCCGTGCTGCCGGATACCGTGCTGCAGCAAGTCAAGCCGGAGGGCCGCATCCTGGCGATCATCGGCGAATCGCCGGTGATGTCCGCGCACCTGATCACCCGCACGGGCGAGAGCAGCTACGACACGAAAAAGCTGTTCGAGACCGACGTGAAGCCGCTGCAGGCCGCCGTCACGCCGTCGCACTTCACTTTCTGA